TGGAAGTCGGCGTCGCGTTGGTGTCGCGTTTCGGCGCGAAGGCGCTCAGTCTGACGTCGGTGGCGCGGCACGCGGGGGTGGCGCGTGCAACGGCCTATCGCATGTTCGGCGGACGCGAGGCGCTCGTCTCGGCCATCGTCTCGCATGAGCGCGAACGCCTGCGGGTGGAACTCGCCGGCTGGGCTGCGGACGAACCCGACGTCGCAGAGCGGGTGCGCAAGCGGGTGATCGGTTCACTCGGCTACATCCGCGACCACCAGGCGCTGCAGTACGTTCTGCGGAACGAACCCGAAGAAGTCGTCCGGTCTCTGGTGACCGTCGAGGGAGCGGGCGCACCGTCGTTGATCGATTTGATCGTCGATTCGGCGATGGCGGATCTCCCCGAGGACGAAGTCGCCGTCATGTACCCGAATCCGCGTGCCGGCATCGAGTACATGGTCCGGACCGTGTACTCGTGCATGCTCGTCCCCTCGTCGTCGATGACCGACGAGGAGATCGCCGACATGGTGGTGCGCGCCGTCATCCGCTGACCACTCGGCAGGCCGCTAATGTGGACCGCATGACTGGCTCTGGCGCCCGCAGCATCTACATCGCGTCGGCCGAGGGGGACACCGGCAAGTCGACCGTCGCGTTGGGAGTGCTTGCACTCCTCGCTGCGACCGGTGGGCGCGTCGGTGTGTTTCGGCCGATCTCTCGAGCGGCGGCGGGGGAGCGCGACTACATCCTCGACCTGTTGCTGCAGTTCACCTCCGTCGACGTGCCGTATGACGACTGCCTCGGTGTCACCTACGACGATGTGCACCGCGATCCGGATGCGG
This genomic window from Gordonia sp. PDNC005 contains:
- a CDS encoding TetR/AcrR family transcriptional regulator, yielding MDRDRMVEVGVALVSRFGAKALSLTSVARHAGVARATAYRMFGGREALVSAIVSHERERLRVELAGWAADEPDVAERVRKRVIGSLGYIRDHQALQYVLRNEPEEVVRSLVTVEGAGAPSLIDLIVDSAMADLPEDEVAVMYPNPRAGIEYMVRTVYSCMLVPSSSMTDEEIADMVVRAVIR